A region from the Brassica napus cultivar Da-Ae chromosome C8, Da-Ae, whole genome shotgun sequence genome encodes:
- the LOC125591216 gene encoding uncharacterized protein LOC125591216, whose product MDLTELFGRFGSSRSNSKPNYLLSRSPSTITVAVVRSCSELYHNLARESKLMEEGRQKDLQLLEEIIDKCLTHKLLQTIASRDKIFEDQKAMYPFCIGKSLASHFLHLTKLVLVVLLVSAFDS is encoded by the exons ATGGATCTGACGGAGTTGTTTGGAAGGTTCGGCTCATCGCGTTCAAACAGTAAACCCAATTATCTTCTCTCTCGCTCACCGTCCACCATCACCGTCGCCGTCGTTCGGTCATGTTCAGAACTGTATCATAACCTTGCCCGCGAGTCGAAAC TAATGGAGGAGGGACGCCAGAAGGACTTGCAGTTGTTGGAAGAAATCATTGATAAATGTTTAACACATAAGCTTTTACAGACTATTGCTTCACG GGACAAGATCTTTGAAGATCAAAAAGCAATGTATCCTTTTTGTATAGGAAAGTCTCTTGCTTCTCATTTTCTACATCTCACTAAACTAGTCCTTGTTGTTTTGTTAGTTTCTGCCTTTGACTCTTAG
- the LOC111209063 gene encoding type I inositol polyphosphate 5-phosphatase 4-like isoform X2, whose protein sequence is MGDGSSLKRTKRSWPRTLVKKWLNIKSKAEDFHADDRDVYKGECGDWSNNVIEREEACSVNKKSNYAEARCRRNNGRGRRNRQELDSATLVKQVHNLRVFTATWNVAGKSPPSYLNLEDWLHTSPPSDIYVLGFQEIVPLNAGNVLGTEDNGPARKWVSLIRRTLNTLPGGGSCRTPSPVPHPVAELDSDFEDANSSFYHRRSFQSLSKSLRINNFDMSAASMQQPHLDRRFSVCDRFMLGHDSYDQSFRYCSSEDDEDNVHESNSPSCDQYSAVSRSGSFVTEERDKSKYCLVASKQMVGIFLTVWVKSDLRDSVKNLKVSCVGRGLMGYLGNKGSISISMSVHQTSFCFVCSHLTSGQKEGDELRRNSDVLEILRKTRFPRVNNAGEDKSPQTILEHDRVIWLGDLNYRIALSYRCTKALVEMRNWSALLEKDQLRLEQRKGRVFEGWNEGTIYFPPTYKYSNNSDVYAGDDRLTKAKRRTPAWCDRILWHGNGLSQLSYVRGESRFSDHRPVYSLFSVEIESVYRNCNIKKSSRVEVEELLPQRYGYAGLSPY, encoded by the exons ATGGGTGATGGTAGTAGCCTCAAGAGAACCAAG CGTTCATGGCCCAGAACATTGGTTAAGAAATGGCTCAACATCAAGAGCAAAGCAGAAGATTTCCACGCAGACGACAGAGACGTTTACAAAG GTGAATGTGGAGACTGGAGTAACAATGTCATTGAAAGAGAAGAAGCATGCTCTGTTAACAAGAAAAGCAACTATGCTG AGGCTCGGTGTAGAAGAAATAATGGAAGAGGTAGACGAAACAGACAGGAATTAGATTCAGCAACACTAGTTAAACAAGTTCATAATCTCAG GGTTTTTACTGCTACCTGGAATGTCGCCGGCAAATCTCCTCCGAGTTATCTGAATCTCGAGGATTGGCTCCACACCTCCCCTCCTTCCGACATTTACGTTCTTGG CTTCCAAGAGATCGTTCCTTTGAACGCCGGCAACGTTTTGGGTACAGAAGACAACGGTCCGGCCAGGAAATGGGTTTCTCTCATCCGAAGAACCTTGAACACTCTCCCTGGCGGAGGAAGCTGCCGGACCCCTTCCCCTGTTCCCCACCCGGTCGCCGAGCTCGACTCCGACTTCGAAGACGCAAACTCCTCGTTCTATCATCGTAGGTCGTTTCAGTCGCTTAGCAAGAGCCTGAGGATAAACAACTTTGACATGTCAGCAGCATCCATGCAGCAGCCACATCTTGACCGGAGGTTTAGCGTATGCGACCGTTTCATGCTGGGCCACGATTCCTACGACCAAAGCTTCAGGTATTGCTCCTCCGAGGACGACGAGGACAATGTGCATGAGTCTAATTCTCCATCCTGTGATCAATATTCCGCTGTCTCGAGGAGTGGATCTTTTGTGACAGAGGAGAGAGACAAGTCTAAGTATTGTTTGGTGGCTAGCAAGCAAATGGTTGGGATATTCTTAACTGTTTGGGTGAAGAGTGATCTAAGGGACAGTGTAAAGAATCTCAAAGTTTCTTGTGTGGGAAGAGGCTTGATGGGCTATCTCGGAAACAAG GGATCGATTTCGATCAGCATGTCAGTACACCAGACTAGCTTCTGCTTTGTGTGCAGCCACTTGACGTCTGGTCAGAAAGAAGGTGACGAGCTGAGAAGAAACTCCGACGTTTTAGAGATTCTTAGGAAAACCAGATTCCCTAGAGTGAACAACGCAGGGGAGGACAAATCTCCTCAAACGATTTTAGAACACGA TCGGGTAATCTGGCTCGGAGACTTGAACTACCGTATAGCTCTTTCTTACCGGTGTACAAAGGCTCTTGTCGAGATGAGAAATTGGAGTGCTTTGCTTGAGAAAGACCAG tTGCGGTTAGAACAACGTAAAGGTCGTGTCTTTGAAGGATGGAATGAAGGGACCATCTATTTCCCACCCACTTACAAGTACTCTAACAATTCAGATGTATATGCTGGTGATGATCGTCTCACCAAGGCCAAAAGACGGACTCCAGCATG GTGTGATCGCATACTCTGGCATGGTAACGGACTTAGTCAGCTGTCGTATGTTCGCGGCGAGTCAAGGTTCTCAGATCACAGACCAGTCTACAGTTTGTTCTCTGTAGAGATTGAATCGGTATATAGAAACTGCAATATCAAGAAAAGCTCTAGGGTTGAAGTTGAGGAACTTCTTCCTCAACGGTATGGATACGCTGGGCTTAGCCCTTACTAA
- the LOC111209063 gene encoding type I inositol polyphosphate 5-phosphatase 4-like isoform X1 yields the protein MGDGSSLKRTKRSWPRTLVKKWLNIKSKAEDFHADDRDVYKVFAGECGDWSNNVIEREEACSVNKKSNYAEARCRRNNGRGRRNRQELDSATLVKQVHNLRVFTATWNVAGKSPPSYLNLEDWLHTSPPSDIYVLGFQEIVPLNAGNVLGTEDNGPARKWVSLIRRTLNTLPGGGSCRTPSPVPHPVAELDSDFEDANSSFYHRRSFQSLSKSLRINNFDMSAASMQQPHLDRRFSVCDRFMLGHDSYDQSFRYCSSEDDEDNVHESNSPSCDQYSAVSRSGSFVTEERDKSKYCLVASKQMVGIFLTVWVKSDLRDSVKNLKVSCVGRGLMGYLGNKGSISISMSVHQTSFCFVCSHLTSGQKEGDELRRNSDVLEILRKTRFPRVNNAGEDKSPQTILEHDRVIWLGDLNYRIALSYRCTKALVEMRNWSALLEKDQLRLEQRKGRVFEGWNEGTIYFPPTYKYSNNSDVYAGDDRLTKAKRRTPAWCDRILWHGNGLSQLSYVRGESRFSDHRPVYSLFSVEIESVYRNCNIKKSSRVEVEELLPQRYGYAGLSPY from the exons ATGGGTGATGGTAGTAGCCTCAAGAGAACCAAG CGTTCATGGCCCAGAACATTGGTTAAGAAATGGCTCAACATCAAGAGCAAAGCAGAAGATTTCCACGCAGACGACAGAGACGTTTACAAAG tttttgcaGGTGAATGTGGAGACTGGAGTAACAATGTCATTGAAAGAGAAGAAGCATGCTCTGTTAACAAGAAAAGCAACTATGCTG AGGCTCGGTGTAGAAGAAATAATGGAAGAGGTAGACGAAACAGACAGGAATTAGATTCAGCAACACTAGTTAAACAAGTTCATAATCTCAG GGTTTTTACTGCTACCTGGAATGTCGCCGGCAAATCTCCTCCGAGTTATCTGAATCTCGAGGATTGGCTCCACACCTCCCCTCCTTCCGACATTTACGTTCTTGG CTTCCAAGAGATCGTTCCTTTGAACGCCGGCAACGTTTTGGGTACAGAAGACAACGGTCCGGCCAGGAAATGGGTTTCTCTCATCCGAAGAACCTTGAACACTCTCCCTGGCGGAGGAAGCTGCCGGACCCCTTCCCCTGTTCCCCACCCGGTCGCCGAGCTCGACTCCGACTTCGAAGACGCAAACTCCTCGTTCTATCATCGTAGGTCGTTTCAGTCGCTTAGCAAGAGCCTGAGGATAAACAACTTTGACATGTCAGCAGCATCCATGCAGCAGCCACATCTTGACCGGAGGTTTAGCGTATGCGACCGTTTCATGCTGGGCCACGATTCCTACGACCAAAGCTTCAGGTATTGCTCCTCCGAGGACGACGAGGACAATGTGCATGAGTCTAATTCTCCATCCTGTGATCAATATTCCGCTGTCTCGAGGAGTGGATCTTTTGTGACAGAGGAGAGAGACAAGTCTAAGTATTGTTTGGTGGCTAGCAAGCAAATGGTTGGGATATTCTTAACTGTTTGGGTGAAGAGTGATCTAAGGGACAGTGTAAAGAATCTCAAAGTTTCTTGTGTGGGAAGAGGCTTGATGGGCTATCTCGGAAACAAG GGATCGATTTCGATCAGCATGTCAGTACACCAGACTAGCTTCTGCTTTGTGTGCAGCCACTTGACGTCTGGTCAGAAAGAAGGTGACGAGCTGAGAAGAAACTCCGACGTTTTAGAGATTCTTAGGAAAACCAGATTCCCTAGAGTGAACAACGCAGGGGAGGACAAATCTCCTCAAACGATTTTAGAACACGA TCGGGTAATCTGGCTCGGAGACTTGAACTACCGTATAGCTCTTTCTTACCGGTGTACAAAGGCTCTTGTCGAGATGAGAAATTGGAGTGCTTTGCTTGAGAAAGACCAG tTGCGGTTAGAACAACGTAAAGGTCGTGTCTTTGAAGGATGGAATGAAGGGACCATCTATTTCCCACCCACTTACAAGTACTCTAACAATTCAGATGTATATGCTGGTGATGATCGTCTCACCAAGGCCAAAAGACGGACTCCAGCATG GTGTGATCGCATACTCTGGCATGGTAACGGACTTAGTCAGCTGTCGTATGTTCGCGGCGAGTCAAGGTTCTCAGATCACAGACCAGTCTACAGTTTGTTCTCTGTAGAGATTGAATCGGTATATAGAAACTGCAATATCAAGAAAAGCTCTAGGGTTGAAGTTGAGGAACTTCTTCCTCAACGGTATGGATACGCTGGGCTTAGCCCTTACTAA